In a genomic window of Nesterenkonia halotolerans:
- a CDS encoding RNHCP domain-containing protein, which translates to MSRQAENTGFDCIHCGHPIPKQLGGSYRNHCPRCLYSRHVDISPGDRAADCGAPMEPVGVDHTGKKGFLLLHRCTACGQVDRNRLAPDDDMDRVIELQRPR; encoded by the coding sequence ATGAGCAGGCAGGCCGAGAACACCGGCTTCGACTGCATCCACTGCGGGCACCCGATCCCCAAGCAGCTCGGCGGCAGCTATCGCAATCACTGTCCGCGCTGCCTGTACTCCAGGCATGTGGACATCAGCCCGGGGGATCGCGCCGCGGACTGTGGTGCCCCCATGGAGCCGGTGGGTGTGGATCACACCGGGAAGAAGGGGTTCCTGCTCCTGCATCGCTGCACTGCCTGTGGGCAGGTCGATCGCAACCGTCTCGCGCCGGACGATGACATGGACCGAGTGATCGAGCTTCAGCGGCCCCGCTGA
- a CDS encoding DUF1844 domain-containing protein, with protein sequence MQSEQSNRAEGAENGHGHDVGQTHGAEHGAESSMAQAVNQQSRDIAEVPAVELINTVAVHLMSAAAVKLGLADDPQAEELKDLDEARKLITSLAGLITAAAPEVGSTHAAPLRDGLRSLQLAFREESSVPDAPGKGPGEKWTGPVN encoded by the coding sequence ATGCAGAGTGAGCAGAGTAACCGCGCCGAGGGCGCAGAGAACGGCCATGGCCACGATGTGGGCCAGACCCACGGCGCGGAGCACGGCGCCGAGTCGTCGATGGCCCAGGCGGTCAACCAGCAGTCCCGCGATATCGCTGAGGTTCCCGCCGTGGAGCTGATCAACACCGTGGCGGTGCACCTCATGAGCGCCGCCGCTGTGAAGCTCGGCCTGGCCGATGATCCTCAGGCAGAGGAGCTCAAGGACCTGGATGAGGCCCGCAAGCTGATCACCTCCCTCGCCGGGCTGATCACCGCGGCCGCCCCTGAGGTGGGCTCGACCCACGCCGCGCCGCTGCGCGATGGTCTGCGCTCGCTCCAGCTGGCCTTCCGCGAGGAGTCCTCCGTCCCGGACGCCCCGGGGAAGGGCCCCGGCGAGAAGTGGACCGGCCCGGTCAACTGA
- a CDS encoding glycosyltransferase family 4 protein, with protein MRIAYLLADPGIGIFGTKGASVHAQEMIRAFRSLGHDVTVFCTKRGDRFGDPASESRPDDLADLRVHVIPVAGAKGAAAREIAVARASSAMAALAGDGEFDLLYERYSLFSTAGAQVKRSRACQLVVEVNAPLLAEQARHRTLHDVDGAAIATRETFSQADLLSCVSSPIAEWARTMSGTSTQPPGVRVTANGVDPARFRHSSSVLTRSRQSDLETVTIGFLGTLKPWHGTDLLINAFARALQQLAPSPGVPAATGARSGRGGPQTTKLKLLIVGGGPERRALEELTAELGITEVVEFTGPVAPEHVPAALRRFDIAAAPYPAPPAGTPHYFSPLKVYEYLAAGVPILASAVGELPELLAGSASTGPAGEAVPAGDVDALTASLISLIQDPAQRARLGAAGRLKVETEHTWVQRAADLLQDLARLNPETGARGVSRAEVSQV; from the coding sequence ATGAGAATCGCCTATCTGCTCGCGGACCCCGGCATCGGGATCTTCGGCACCAAGGGAGCCAGCGTGCATGCCCAGGAGATGATCCGCGCGTTCCGGAGCCTGGGCCACGACGTCACTGTCTTCTGCACCAAACGCGGCGACAGGTTCGGTGACCCCGCCAGCGAGTCACGGCCGGACGATCTCGCCGACCTTCGGGTTCATGTGATCCCGGTGGCAGGGGCCAAGGGAGCTGCCGCCCGCGAGATCGCGGTCGCGCGCGCCTCGTCCGCCATGGCGGCGCTCGCAGGCGACGGGGAATTCGACCTGCTCTATGAGCGCTACTCCCTGTTCTCCACCGCCGGCGCACAGGTGAAGCGCTCCCGCGCCTGCCAGCTGGTCGTGGAGGTCAATGCTCCGCTGCTGGCTGAGCAGGCCAGACATCGGACGCTGCACGACGTCGACGGCGCCGCCATCGCCACGCGCGAGACCTTCTCCCAGGCGGATCTCCTCTCCTGCGTCTCGTCACCCATCGCCGAATGGGCGCGCACGATGAGCGGCACGTCAACTCAGCCGCCGGGAGTCCGGGTCACGGCGAACGGCGTGGACCCGGCTCGGTTTCGACACTCGAGCTCAGTGCTCACCCGGTCGCGGCAGTCAGATCTCGAGACCGTGACCATCGGATTCCTGGGCACGCTCAAACCTTGGCACGGCACAGACCTGCTGATCAACGCGTTCGCGCGGGCGCTCCAGCAGCTCGCGCCGTCCCCAGGCGTCCCAGCTGCCACGGGCGCCCGGAGCGGCCGGGGCGGCCCGCAGACGACGAAGCTGAAGCTGCTGATCGTCGGCGGGGGCCCGGAACGAAGGGCCTTGGAAGAGCTCACCGCGGAGCTGGGGATCACCGAGGTTGTCGAGTTCACCGGCCCTGTCGCCCCAGAGCACGTGCCGGCAGCGCTGCGGCGGTTCGACATCGCAGCCGCCCCGTATCCCGCACCCCCGGCAGGCACACCGCACTATTTCTCACCGCTGAAGGTCTATGAGTACCTCGCCGCCGGAGTGCCGATCCTCGCCTCAGCCGTGGGGGAGCTTCCAGAGCTCCTCGCCGGTTCGGCGTCCACGGGACCTGCGGGAGAAGCTGTCCCCGCAGGCGACGTCGACGCGCTGACCGCTTCGCTGATCTCACTGATCCAAGATCCCGCGCAGAGGGCGCGGCTGGGGGCGGCCGGTCGGCTGAAGGTCGAGACTGAACACACCTGGGTTCAGCGAGCCGCAGACCTGTTGCAGGACCTTGCGCGGTTGAATCCCGAGACCGGGGCACGTGGCGTGTCCCGCGCGGAGGTGTCTCAGGTATGA
- the infC gene encoding translation initiation factor IF-3 — protein sequence MSEPRINERIRVPEVRLVGPQGEQVGVVRIEDALRLATESDLDLVEVAPQAKPPVCKLMDFGKYKYEAAVKARESRKNQSTTVLKEVRFRLKIDDHDYNTKVGHARRFLEAGDKVKAMIQFRGREQQRPEMGVRLLQRFSQDVADLGAVESSPRQDGRHMVMVVGPLKTKAEAKAAAKNQAKNQEPVAEDAEAEQPAPKNDRRARKNAERLPTEKKDAAPLSNSMADYLPDELKNL from the coding sequence ATCAGCGAACCACGCATCAACGAACGCATCCGCGTACCAGAAGTCCGCCTTGTCGGCCCCCAGGGGGAGCAGGTGGGAGTCGTTCGTATCGAAGACGCCCTCCGGCTTGCCACGGAGTCCGATCTGGATCTGGTTGAGGTCGCGCCGCAGGCCAAACCTCCCGTCTGCAAGCTGATGGATTTCGGCAAGTACAAGTACGAGGCTGCGGTCAAGGCCCGCGAATCGCGGAAGAACCAGAGCACCACGGTGCTCAAGGAAGTCCGCTTCCGACTCAAGATCGATGACCACGACTACAACACCAAGGTCGGACACGCTCGCCGCTTCCTCGAGGCAGGCGACAAGGTCAAGGCGATGATCCAGTTCCGCGGTCGCGAGCAGCAGCGCCCGGAGATGGGCGTCCGCCTGCTGCAGCGCTTCTCACAGGATGTCGCGGACCTGGGTGCTGTGGAGTCTTCCCCGCGCCAGGATGGTCGCCACATGGTGATGGTCGTCGGACCGCTGAAGACCAAGGCAGAGGCCAAGGCGGCGGCGAAGAACCAGGCCAAGAACCAGGAGCCGGTCGCAGAAGATGCCGAGGCCGAGCAGCCGGCGCCCAAGAATGACCGTCGTGCCCGGAAGAACGCCGAGCGACTTCCCACGGAGAAGAAGGACGCTGCGCCGCTCTCGAACTCCATGGCCGATTACCTGCCGGATGAGCTGAAGAACCTCTAA
- a CDS encoding glycosyltransferase family protein yields MSITIVLYSHDSVGLGHARRNRALAHALAADLPRLTGQSVRGLLIAGHPDATADALPQGWDWLVLPGFTRTADGYTSRRLDVSNDRLFSLRSATAAAAVDAMSPDLFIADRHPFGVGGELLVALEGLRARGARCVLGMRDVLDSPPAAAAEWRALGGAAAAAAFYQAVWVYGDPLVYSPVASGEIPAPLAARTHFTGYLSRGRPTDDLTDSSLRPARPYVLTMVGGGSDGGALALAAAQARVPAGHRHVILTGPQMPPEDHDQVLRAVAGSVDQHRIQLTRSAPHVPQLVREAAAVVSMAGYNSTAEIMATTTPALLIPRCRRRAEQPRRAAALTAVGAVEVLESENLSPQRISRFFTRAVTHRTVRDRVDLDGLGRIGLLAAAELSKAPAVMARASVPAVHDSLAYASASPAPTGDPVPAIEARFETHVS; encoded by the coding sequence ATGAGCATCACCATCGTCCTGTACTCGCATGACTCAGTCGGCCTGGGTCATGCCCGCCGCAACCGGGCACTTGCCCACGCGCTTGCCGCCGATCTGCCCCGCTTGACGGGTCAGTCGGTCCGCGGCCTGCTGATCGCGGGACACCCCGATGCCACGGCGGATGCCCTTCCTCAGGGGTGGGACTGGCTCGTGCTGCCAGGTTTCACCCGCACTGCCGACGGCTACACCTCGAGACGCCTCGATGTGAGCAACGATCGCCTCTTCAGCCTTCGCAGCGCGACGGCCGCGGCGGCGGTCGACGCCATGTCCCCAGACCTCTTCATCGCGGATCGCCACCCGTTCGGCGTCGGGGGCGAGCTGCTGGTTGCGCTGGAAGGGCTGCGAGCGCGGGGGGCGCGATGTGTCCTGGGCATGCGTGATGTGCTGGACTCGCCGCCCGCCGCAGCGGCCGAGTGGCGCGCACTGGGCGGAGCCGCCGCTGCGGCCGCGTTCTATCAAGCGGTCTGGGTCTACGGCGATCCTCTGGTCTACAGCCCGGTGGCCAGTGGAGAGATTCCTGCTCCGCTGGCGGCGAGGACCCATTTCACGGGCTACCTGAGCCGCGGCCGGCCCACCGATGATCTCACCGACTCCAGCCTGCGGCCCGCTCGGCCCTACGTGCTCACGATGGTCGGCGGGGGCTCCGACGGCGGGGCGCTGGCTCTCGCCGCCGCCCAGGCACGAGTGCCCGCTGGACACCGACACGTCATTCTCACCGGACCGCAGATGCCCCCGGAGGACCACGACCAGGTGCTGCGCGCCGTCGCCGGCTCCGTGGATCAGCACCGCATCCAGCTGACCCGTTCGGCTCCGCATGTCCCGCAGCTGGTGCGTGAGGCTGCCGCCGTCGTCTCCATGGCCGGATACAACTCCACGGCGGAGATCATGGCGACCACCACTCCTGCCCTGCTCATCCCGCGATGCAGACGGCGCGCAGAACAGCCACGCCGGGCGGCTGCACTGACCGCTGTCGGAGCGGTGGAGGTGTTGGAGTCGGAGAATCTGAGCCCTCAACGGATCAGTCGATTCTTCACCCGGGCAGTGACCCACCGAACCGTGCGCGATCGTGTGGACCTGGACGGGCTGGGCCGCATCGGCCTGCTGGCGGCCGCCGAACTCTCCAAGGCGCCTGCCGTCATGGCCCGAGCGAGCGTTCCCGCTGTGCACGACTCCCTCGCCTACGCCTCTGCATCACCTGCACCGACGGGTGACCCCGTCCCAGCCATCGAAGCGAGGTTCGAGACCCATGTCAGCTGA
- a CDS encoding DNA-3-methyladenine glycosylase I, translated as MMCRYYDTEWGLPIREEHGLFERLSLEGFQSGLSWSTILSKRENFRAAFAGFDPELVAEFTEDDVQRLLADAGIIRHRGKITATINNAQATLALRDSGGLSELIWSFKPAETPVPRSLEEVPTQSSESAALAKRLKAEGFRFVGPTTAFALMEAIGMVDTHVVGSHRRGSSGVYFTNQPA; from the coding sequence ATGATGTGCCGGTACTACGACACCGAGTGGGGCCTGCCGATCCGCGAGGAGCATGGGCTCTTCGAACGGCTGAGCCTGGAGGGCTTCCAGTCTGGTCTGTCCTGGTCGACGATCCTGAGCAAGCGGGAGAACTTCCGGGCGGCCTTCGCCGGCTTCGACCCGGAGCTGGTCGCGGAGTTCACCGAGGACGATGTCCAGCGCCTGCTCGCCGATGCCGGCATCATTCGTCACCGCGGAAAGATCACCGCGACCATCAACAATGCCCAGGCGACGCTGGCCCTGCGAGACAGCGGTGGGCTCTCGGAGCTGATCTGGTCCTTCAAACCGGCGGAGACCCCCGTGCCGCGGAGCCTGGAGGAGGTGCCCACGCAATCATCAGAGTCTGCGGCGCTGGCGAAGCGCCTCAAGGCCGAAGGGTTCCGCTTCGTCGGCCCGACCACCGCCTTCGCCCTCATGGAGGCCATCGGCATGGTGGACACCCATGTCGTGGGTTCCCATCGCCGGGGCAGTTCAGGCGTGTACTTCACCAACCAACCCGCCTGA
- the rplT gene encoding 50S ribosomal protein L20 has protein sequence MARVKRAVNGHKKRRKVLDRASGYRGQRSRLYRKAKEQLLHSYVYNYQHRKKRKGDFRRLWIQRINAAARSHGMTYNRFIQGLKAAGVEVDRRMLAELAVYDAKSFGVLVETARKALPQDVNAARV, from the coding sequence GTGGCACGTGTGAAAAGGGCCGTCAATGGCCACAAAAAGCGCCGCAAGGTCCTCGACAGGGCCTCCGGCTACCGCGGACAGCGCTCACGCCTTTACCGCAAGGCCAAAGAGCAGCTGCTGCACTCGTACGTCTATAACTACCAGCACCGCAAGAAGCGCAAAGGCGACTTCCGTCGCCTGTGGATCCAGCGCATCAACGCTGCTGCCCGCTCGCACGGCATGACCTACAACCGCTTCATCCAGGGTCTGAAGGCCGCTGGTGTCGAGGTTGATCGTCGCATGCTCGCCGAGCTCGCCGTCTACGACGCGAAGTCCTTCGGCGTCCTGGTCGAGACCGCCCGCAAGGCGCTCCCGCAGGATGTCAACGCCGCTCGAGTCTGA
- a CDS encoding TrmH family RNA methyltransferase, translated as MSQPLDPELVDNPRSDRVRRVAGLASRSQRTKQGLFLAEGPQPVREALTVWLRQWEQEQGEQPFPALDALFFDPVALEKHPDVLALLDRVRGVLFNPEIKLPSQAGIFLREATPEVLRVMGDAETSQGMLAVCRIPGRVSKLEALDALLERLSQREAPALIASMLRLQDPGNAGTIIRTADAAGAGAIILSPGTVDPWSPKVVRAAAGSHFHLPLFTGIEAADLVDAARARGFQVLAADGRGETSLSDVQRPAASTLWLLGHEAHGLTHAERELADQRVSIPLFGAAESLNVATAATVCMYSTAMAQHESAVAVAAPATDTAAHAAASAETPVVAAPEGGPSSTEV; from the coding sequence ATGTCTCAGCCCCTTGACCCCGAGCTCGTCGACAACCCCCGGTCCGATCGCGTCCGCCGCGTGGCGGGTCTCGCGAGCCGCTCCCAGCGGACCAAACAGGGGCTCTTCCTGGCCGAGGGACCCCAGCCGGTGCGTGAGGCGCTGACGGTCTGGCTGCGCCAGTGGGAGCAGGAACAGGGTGAGCAGCCCTTCCCGGCGCTGGACGCCCTCTTCTTCGACCCCGTCGCCCTCGAGAAGCATCCCGACGTGCTGGCGCTGCTGGACCGCGTCCGCGGCGTGCTCTTCAACCCCGAGATCAAGCTGCCCTCGCAGGCCGGGATCTTCCTGCGCGAGGCCACCCCCGAGGTGCTGCGCGTGATGGGCGATGCCGAGACCTCTCAGGGAATGCTCGCCGTGTGCCGCATCCCCGGCAGAGTCTCGAAGCTCGAAGCGCTGGATGCGCTCCTGGAGCGGCTCTCACAGCGCGAGGCTCCAGCGCTGATCGCCTCCATGCTGCGCCTGCAGGACCCGGGCAACGCCGGCACGATCATCCGCACCGCCGACGCCGCAGGAGCCGGCGCCATCATCCTGAGCCCCGGCACGGTGGACCCCTGGAGCCCCAAGGTGGTCAGGGCCGCCGCCGGATCCCACTTCCACCTGCCGCTGTTCACCGGCATCGAGGCCGCGGATCTGGTCGACGCCGCACGCGCCCGCGGATTCCAGGTGCTCGCCGCAGACGGACGGGGCGAGACCTCACTCTCCGACGTGCAGCGTCCGGCGGCTTCCACGCTCTGGCTCCTGGGGCACGAGGCCCACGGCCTCACCCACGCCGAGCGGGAACTCGCCGATCAGCGGGTGTCCATCCCGCTCTTCGGTGCAGCCGAGTCGCTCAATGTGGCCACCGCCGCCACGGTCTGCATGTACTCCACGGCCATGGCCCAGCATGAGAGCGCCGTTGCTGTTGCGGCTCCGGCGACCGACACCGCTGCCCATGCCGCCGCTTCTGCCGAGACGCCTGTCGTCGCCGCGCCTGAGGGTGGCCCGAGCAGCACCGAGGTATGA
- a CDS encoding glycosyltransferase encodes MSADPTARAAGPAEPASPVRHTIGYVLKMYPRFSETFIVSEILAREAAGEKIVIFSLRPSTDARFHPELARVSAPVIHIPRSSVASRFWAQFAEATASPPLAEGVQRALPELLNAGHDDAQQAVALALAAEQAGVTHLHAHFASMATSVARLAGMISGLPYSFTAHAKDIFHEDVDPADLETKLAEAHHAITISGFNLDDLRRRFPAATSRLHLVRNGVELSRFPFTPRLHHRRDDEAPPRLLGIGRLVEKKGFHLLIEAAARLHSLGVPVQVSIAGDGPLRSELQETIDDAGLTSWVRLLGPCTQEEVCQLLGTHDVFVAPFVVGADGNADGLPTVLLEAMARGIRCVAAQVTAVGEVVRSAETGWLVPSGDIAALTQALLEAITLDAGHLELLNAARSCIEENFDSGTQAQRLRALVEDPQSVVSQDGLARVSSGPAPTTVPLEMMPVEAPA; translated from the coding sequence ATGTCAGCTGATCCCACGGCCCGCGCTGCAGGCCCTGCCGAGCCGGCCAGTCCCGTACGGCACACCATCGGCTATGTGCTGAAGATGTACCCACGGTTCTCGGAGACGTTCATCGTCTCGGAGATCCTCGCTCGCGAGGCGGCCGGTGAGAAGATCGTGATCTTCTCCCTGCGTCCCAGCACCGATGCCCGGTTCCACCCCGAACTTGCCCGCGTGAGCGCCCCCGTCATCCACATCCCGCGCAGCTCGGTGGCCTCCCGGTTCTGGGCGCAGTTCGCAGAGGCGACAGCATCACCCCCTCTCGCCGAAGGGGTCCAACGGGCCCTGCCCGAGCTGCTCAACGCAGGACACGACGACGCGCAGCAGGCGGTCGCGCTCGCTTTGGCCGCAGAACAGGCCGGCGTCACGCACCTCCACGCGCATTTCGCCTCGATGGCCACCAGCGTGGCCCGTCTCGCGGGGATGATCAGCGGCCTCCCCTACTCCTTCACAGCGCACGCGAAGGACATCTTCCACGAGGACGTCGATCCGGCGGATCTGGAGACCAAGCTCGCCGAGGCGCATCACGCGATCACCATCTCCGGGTTCAACCTGGACGACCTGCGACGTCGCTTTCCCGCCGCCACCTCTCGGCTGCACCTGGTCCGCAACGGGGTGGAGCTCTCCCGTTTCCCCTTCACCCCTCGACTGCACCACCGCCGCGACGACGAGGCCCCGCCCCGCCTGCTCGGCATAGGACGTCTGGTGGAGAAGAAGGGATTCCATCTGCTCATCGAGGCGGCGGCCCGACTGCACAGCCTCGGCGTCCCAGTCCAGGTCAGCATCGCCGGAGACGGTCCCCTGCGGTCGGAGCTGCAGGAGACGATCGACGACGCGGGACTCACCTCGTGGGTCCGGCTGCTCGGCCCCTGCACCCAGGAAGAGGTCTGCCAGCTGCTCGGCACACATGATGTGTTCGTGGCGCCGTTCGTGGTGGGCGCCGATGGCAACGCCGACGGACTTCCCACCGTCCTCCTGGAGGCGATGGCGCGAGGAATCCGCTGCGTGGCAGCGCAGGTGACCGCGGTCGGTGAAGTGGTGCGCAGCGCGGAGACCGGGTGGCTGGTGCCCTCCGGAGACATCGCCGCCCTGACCCAAGCCCTGCTCGAGGCGATCACCCTCGACGCCGGACACCTGGAGCTGTTGAATGCCGCCCGCAGCTGCATCGAGGAGAACTTCGATTCCGGGACCCAGGCGCAGAGACTCCGCGCCCTGGTCGAGGATCCGCAGAGTGTGGTCTCTCAGGACGGCCTGGCGCGCGTCAGCAGCGGCCCCGCGCCGACCACGGTCCCGCTGGAGATGATGCCCGTGGAGGCGCCGGCATGA
- the thpD gene encoding ectoine hydroxylase — MTTTITENSRTRHDTAPSDAVDRYPTRGETGPAVLTREDPVVHGSEQDGPLESDQLRSFEEKGYLTIDQLISGDELELFKNELKRLAEDPDVKKDHRTVVEAKSDEVRSVFDIHRTNEIFAKIANDPRVVERARQILGSDVYIHQSRINYKPSFTGKDFTWHSDFETWHAEDGMPGPRAVSISISLTDNYSFNGPLMIMPGSHKHYISAVGATPDDNHEQSLVMQGAGVPDKATLTEFADRFGIDVLEGPAGGAIMFDSNCMHASNGNVTPYSRSNVFIVYNSVENLTVEEPFAASKPRPEHLGSRDFTPAGS; from the coding sequence TTGACGACGACTATCACCGAAAATTCACGCACGCGACACGACACCGCACCCAGCGACGCAGTGGACCGCTACCCCACCCGTGGTGAGACCGGCCCCGCCGTGCTCACCCGCGAAGATCCTGTGGTCCACGGCTCCGAGCAGGACGGCCCGCTCGAGAGCGATCAGCTGCGCTCCTTCGAGGAGAAGGGCTACCTGACCATCGACCAGCTCATCAGCGGCGATGAGCTGGAGCTGTTCAAGAACGAGCTCAAGCGCCTGGCCGAGGATCCAGACGTCAAGAAGGACCACCGCACCGTGGTGGAGGCCAAGTCTGACGAGGTCCGCTCCGTCTTCGACATCCACCGCACGAACGAGATCTTCGCCAAGATCGCCAATGATCCGCGTGTGGTCGAGCGCGCCCGCCAGATCCTGGGATCGGATGTCTACATCCACCAGAGCCGGATCAACTACAAGCCCAGCTTCACCGGCAAGGACTTCACCTGGCACTCCGACTTCGAGACCTGGCACGCCGAGGACGGCATGCCGGGGCCGCGCGCGGTCTCGATCTCGATCTCACTGACCGACAACTACTCCTTCAACGGCCCGCTGATGATCATGCCCGGCTCGCATAAGCACTACATCAGTGCTGTGGGCGCCACCCCGGACGACAACCACGAGCAGTCCCTGGTGATGCAGGGCGCCGGTGTGCCGGACAAGGCCACGCTGACCGAGTTCGCCGATCGCTTCGGCATCGACGTCCTCGAGGGCCCCGCAGGAGGCGCCATCATGTTCGACAGCAACTGCATGCACGCCTCCAACGGGAATGTGACCCCCTACTCCCGCTCCAACGTCTTCATCGTCTACAACTCGGTGGAGAACCTCACGGTGGAGGAGCCCTTCGCGGCCTCCAAGCCCCGCCCTGAGCACCTGGGCAGCCGAGACTTCACTCCCGCCGGGAGCTGA
- a CDS encoding S9 family peptidase, which translates to MTQRSEHLFSDLDQYIAHPRLSGLALSPDGTRLVTTVSAVNTAGDGYAGALWEIDPTGAAPARRLTHSVQGEGSPAFTASGDLYFTSARPDAESKDKDPALFRLPAAGGEAVEVLRRAGGVTRAHSAERAEVTLVSAPLLPGAATEEQQRELHAGRRDASVDAILHTGYPVRFWDRDLGPARPHLFALDSPASAPQNTADDGGAAGTTGSPQARLRHLTAGLGAGFGGEVQLSQGGTAALISITMPEARASQRSALAMVDIATGERRIIADEPGYTFSTGPISPDGTSAAVVRSAQPTPQQAPQPQLHLLDLQTGQLKRLGQDADLWLIPSAWLPDGSGLLALADQGGRGPVFEVSAQTGTVRQVTTEDATYSAVLAAPKGGIAYGVRSSYAHPEEVVSIDLSSGETTRLQNPTPRPELPGRLTEVQSTGIDGAPVRAWLALPDGASAQQPAPLLLWIHGGPLNSWNAWTWRWNPWLMVEQGYAVLLPDPALSTGYGQDFVQRGWNSWGGHPFTDLMAITDVTEAREDIDPTRTAAMGGSFGGYMANWIAGQTDRFSAIVTHASLWALDQFGPTTDMASYWRHELDETMAAEHSPHHHVEKIVTPMLVIHGDKDYRVPIGEGLRLWYELLANSGLPADAEGQTPHRFLYFPSENHWVLKPQHAKLWYQVVSGFLSEHVLGEPSELPPELGLSMTEPGDPEAS; encoded by the coding sequence ATGACACAGCGCAGCGAGCATCTCTTCTCCGACCTGGACCAATACATCGCACATCCTCGGCTCAGCGGTCTTGCGCTCAGCCCGGACGGAACGCGTCTGGTCACCACGGTCTCCGCGGTCAACACTGCCGGGGACGGCTACGCCGGTGCACTCTGGGAGATCGACCCCACCGGAGCCGCACCGGCTCGGCGCCTCACCCACAGCGTGCAGGGGGAGGGATCGCCAGCCTTCACCGCCTCGGGGGACCTCTATTTCACCTCGGCCCGGCCCGACGCCGAGTCCAAGGACAAGGACCCGGCGCTCTTCCGGCTCCCCGCGGCCGGCGGCGAAGCCGTGGAGGTGCTGCGTCGGGCGGGCGGCGTCACTCGGGCGCACTCTGCCGAGAGGGCGGAGGTGACCCTGGTCAGCGCGCCGCTGCTGCCCGGAGCCGCCACTGAGGAGCAGCAGCGCGAGCTGCACGCCGGGCGCAGGGATGCCTCTGTGGACGCGATTCTGCACACCGGCTACCCGGTCCGCTTCTGGGACCGCGACCTCGGTCCCGCTCGGCCGCACCTCTTCGCCCTGGACTCCCCAGCGTCAGCACCGCAGAACACGGCCGACGACGGCGGCGCAGCCGGCACGACTGGTTCGCCGCAGGCGCGCCTGCGTCATCTCACCGCAGGCCTAGGCGCCGGGTTCGGCGGGGAGGTGCAGCTGAGCCAGGGCGGGACGGCCGCGCTGATCAGCATCACGATGCCGGAGGCGCGCGCCTCGCAGCGCAGCGCCCTGGCCATGGTGGACATCGCCACCGGAGAACGCCGGATCATCGCAGACGAGCCGGGCTATACCTTCAGCACCGGGCCGATCAGCCCGGACGGCACCAGCGCCGCCGTCGTGCGCTCGGCCCAGCCCACCCCGCAGCAGGCGCCGCAGCCCCAGCTGCACCTGCTCGACCTGCAGACCGGACAGCTGAAGCGGCTCGGCCAGGACGCCGATCTGTGGCTGATCCCTTCCGCCTGGCTTCCCGACGGCTCGGGGCTGCTCGCGCTGGCGGACCAGGGCGGCCGTGGCCCGGTATTCGAGGTCTCGGCGCAGACCGGCACCGTGCGCCAGGTGACCACCGAGGATGCCACCTACTCCGCGGTCCTTGCGGCCCCGAAGGGCGGGATCGCTTACGGGGTGCGCTCCAGCTACGCGCACCCCGAAGAGGTGGTGTCCATCGACCTGAGCAGCGGAGAGACCACACGCCTGCAGAATCCCACTCCGCGCCCCGAGCTTCCCGGCAGGCTCACCGAGGTGCAGAGCACCGGGATCGACGGAGCCCCCGTGCGGGCCTGGCTCGCGCTCCCCGACGGCGCCTCCGCCCAGCAGCCTGCGCCGCTGCTGCTGTGGATCCACGGCGGCCCGCTGAACTCCTGGAACGCCTGGACCTGGCGGTGGAATCCCTGGCTGATGGTCGAACAGGGCTACGCGGTGCTGCTGCCGGACCCTGCGCTGTCCACCGGCTACGGGCAGGACTTCGTCCAGCGCGGCTGGAACTCCTGGGGCGGACACCCCTTCACCGACCTCATGGCGATCACCGACGTCACCGAGGCTCGCGAAGACATCGACCCCACACGGACCGCGGCGATGGGCGGGTCCTTCGGCGGATACATGGCGAACTGGATCGCCGGACAGACCGATCGGTTCTCCGCGATCGTCACCCACGCCTCCCTCTGGGCGCTGGACCAGTTCGGTCCCACCACGGACATGGCCTCTTACTGGCGCCACGAGCTCGACGAGACGATGGCGGCCGAGCACTCTCCGCATCATCACGTGGAGAAGATCGTCACGCCGATGCTGGTCATCCACGGGGACAAGGATTACCGGGTGCCGATCGGGGAGGGGCTGCGGCTCTGGTACGAGCTGCTGGCGAACTCGGGGCTGCCCGCCGATGCCGAGGGACAGACGCCCCACCGCTTCCTCTATTTCCCGTCGGAGAATCACTGGGTGCTCAAGCCGCAGCACGCGAAGCTCTGGTATCAGGTGGTCTCCGGCTTCCTCTCCGAGCATGTGCTCGGCGAGCCCAGCGAGCTTCCGCCGGAGCTCGGGCTCTCGATGACGGAACCCGGTGACCCCGAGGCAAGCTGA
- the rpmI gene encoding 50S ribosomal protein L35 yields the protein MPKMKTHSGAKKRFKLTGSGKLKRQQANRRHYLEHKSSRLTRRLAGDRMVTKADEKRIKRMLGI from the coding sequence ATGCCGAAGATGAAGACCCACAGCGGGGCCAAGAAGCGGTTCAAGCTGACCGGTTCTGGCAAGCTCAAGCGCCAGCAGGCCAACCGTCGCCACTACCTGGAGCACAAGTCTTCACGCCTGACGCGCCGTCTGGCCGGTGACCGCATGGTCACCAAGGCTGACGAGAAGCGCATCAAGCGGATGCTGGGCATCTGA